The following is a genomic window from Mya arenaria isolate MELC-2E11 chromosome 4, ASM2691426v1.
ACACCATTTGTGCCCACTACGATGTTGGCATGTAAAATGAAAGTTGTtacacaagaaaaaaacaaaaagattTGAAGCAGATGTCATGAATATCTGTTGTCCAGAGTTAGTCAGTTTCTAGTATGAGAAATTGTATAGTGCCAGAGATGAACACAGTGAGAATTATGACAGTTAGCTTCAGTAAAGTGTGGGATACTAAGTTTTGCatacatgttttcatgttgAGCAGAAAGTGCttaaggtgagctattgtgatcactCTCTGTCTGACGTCTGGCCTGAACACTTTTTGCATCAAATGACATCTCAGAAACCACAGGGCCGAGTTTGATCCAACTTTGAAACATCCTCATATTGATCCCTTTTAGATTTGTTCAAAATGGTTCCAGCCTATGGGACCATAGGGCTTTAACTAGAATTTTTTTTAGTCTTTTTTTTCTCATGAACCGTTTTTGCAAGAGCTTAGATTTTTGTATAGATACTATAGTGCTTTGCCAAGTGGTCCTCTACATAATTTGTTCAAATGGTAACCTCGGGGTCAATACTGGCACCATCCTGGAGgccaattgttttatatacatgtaggaaaatCTTCGAAAACTTCTTATCAACCACAATGGCTCTAGCGAATACAAAAGgcctctaccaagtttgttcaattGGGTAATTTGTTCTATACAAACTTACATAGGaaaaactaaactaaaaaataaataaaataaatattgttataataatgaggaattcattttgttcatatttttgtGCTTAAAAAATGAAGTAAGTTTCTTTAATGTTTGAAACTAAAGCTGCATGATAGAAAACATCCTATTTTCAATTTTAGCAATATGGAAGTTCTGGCACACTTTAGTTATAATTTGTTGGACTGCTTTAACTCGACCTGTTAGATGAGCCTGGCCAGTGGGGGAAAGACAATGAAGAATCTCCCCTAATGgagattttattttataagataGTTTGATCATTTCATCCCTGCCTCTTTTCAGCTATTTTCGTCTGTAGTTAAAATTACTTCGTATAAAATGATTAATCAAAACAGACTCAGTCTGGTACAATGAATAACATACTGTGTCAAGTGGGCGTGTCGGTTTAGACGTCACTGCTTTGATAGCTCTAGCTTATCCAATAGAAGCTGCAATTTTTCTTGGATTATCATGaatcttggtcagaatgttcatcatgagttttgaagtacatgtatccTATAGCAATTTATCGGCAAATAAGTCTAATTCAGCCAAAAAAGCAGTGAGCGGTATAGGGCCATTGTGGCCCTCTTGTTCATGTTTTCTTGTAGTTTCTATATGTgatcaaatgttttgttattcatttacattttaaacctGAAATGATTGCATAATGGAAGACGTCATGCATGTAGAAAATGGTAGATAATTGTATGACAGAAAGacatgtaaaatgaaaattggaTATAATAATGACACTGAATATGGAAGTTTGGTAAAATGAATCCATAAAAGTCAGTATTTCCCtttaatttttagctcgactatttgaagaataggtgggctttactactcgccccagcgtcggcgtccggttaaagttttagggcaagttgggattttcacttataagtccaataccttacattcaattgatttaatacttcacacagttgttcggggccatcacatgatgaggttagataactccatattattctttacacagataatggcccctgattgactatggaacttaggttaaagttttagggcaagttggaatatttattaataacttctatatcctttgtttaattgacttaatacttcacacagttgttcaggaccatcacacaatgaggttacacaactccatattatcctaaatacaagttatggcccctgattgacttaggttaaagttttagggcaggttaaagttttagggcaagttgggattttcacttaaaactccaataccattcattcaattgacttaatactttacacagatgttcagagccatcacataatgaggttagataactccatattttctttaatacaaattatggccccagattgactatggaacttaggttaaagttttagggcaggttgggatattgcttaataacttctatacccttcattcaattgacttaatacttcacacaattgttcaggaccatcacacaatgaggttacataactccatatccttcatacaagttatggcccctgattgacgtaggataaagttttaggcaagtaaaagttaagggcaagttgggattttaataaaaaaacttctataccgttcattaaatgcacttaataaaattctaattatttatgaccatcttACTACAAGAAAcgtaactccgttttaagcctaaatacaaattatggcccttaaattttttatttatttttttaatttcctttgaaaggcatatttgtatattcttaaccacattttcataacgggaaatcatgttatttgaatgacttgcgtcattgtttgggcgggctggtgggaggacagcatcaaagtcaccttatgtatcaaataattttagttggGTTTGACATAaggagaccaaacttggtattatgaCATCGTttttgtattctaagtcaaagcggcgtagtcgagcgcactgtcttacgacagctcttgtttaaaaagCAATGCACATTCTTTAAAAGTCTTTATTCGTCTGAACAACCTACTCCTAGACTAATGTAACACATTTGTTCAGCTCTCTATGTTCCATTACTGATATGTTGTTAGCTGATATTAATTGTTCAAATTTGGGTAATCAAAATAAAGACATTGACAGAAACAAATGGGTTAAGAAGCATCTTAATTCCCAactatatatcttaaaaaaactaatcgtacctcttgtttgtattgaaatgttaatgttattaatttgtcATATTTGATGCTTTAGGCTGGATTGTTTGCATGCTATGGTGTCGAAGTGTAAGTTGCGGTGTTCATGCATTGTAactgaaaattttgaaatgtaaaagatAATAGTGTACTGGACTTTGTAAATCGACATACATGTATGctcttaaagattgaaaacCGAATATGCACAGtgtatacaatgtatgtttaaGTTAGGCCCCTAATTGACCTGTAACGATGTGCCTTACGTGTAAACTGTAAACAAAGTTAAAAGCATCAAACTAAAATTAAACCCAACACGGTTGTTCCCACTGGAAAGGTGGATTGGCGAGAGACTGAGGCTTGTTCCACTCACACCAGCGTACCGTTTCCTCCTTACTGGCGCCTCACTGGTAATTATTGCAAACACCTTGATATCAAGTTTTTCCTTAATTTCCTAATTTCTGCTGCAATACCTCTATTGGTCACAATGTATTTCTTCACATAGAAATCAATGCCTTGTTCTAGCAGTTCTTTGTCAGAAGGAAGCAAGAGAAAGATGAAGCATGACATCAATGTCGCCGCAAAACTGTTTCAATGTTGAGGTCTGATTAACATTAAGATTACATTTATAAAGTACACAGTTGAGACAGATACACATTATATGTTATCTACGTGTTCCAATACCTTCCTACGTATTCGCCTATCTAATCTGCGCTTCTATACTATATATGTATTCTGCGTTTTATGTATTGTCCAACGCCAAGGTACTAAGGCACAGGAcgggtcgaactcgtatggatgaagggaaaacgtaacacaagctttgaatgaaaagtgtttttacgaaatgtcctaaaataaaacataagagttaatagcatgtgtataataacatttcccaaaatacaaaatgtacatttatctGGGTGGACAAACCGCCACGAGGAGAATCCTCGGCCAAAATATTCTGCGTTTTATATCAAAAACCtgtaattgattattattaaacttataaaataataaccaaTAGTACGGACACCAAAGCATTTTCCAACATATAGCATTATAATATGGAacttaaacacatattttataacgAATACAACCGTTAAAATTATCGAGGcaattaaaaatagtttattaacgTTTTAccgaaagcaaaataaaaataaagaatgaaaaaaCTAGTCGGCTACAAATAATGAATATGGAGTTATGAAAATTCCCTTTGGAGCAGTTTTGATCTTGAAGTAGACAACACTGCTTTTCTCGTTGTGCTCTAAAACTCACTTGTAGTAAGAAACCACCCTCTTGAATATTTGCGCAACTCATTTGAGATGGAGCCCATAACACCTTTAATGGCCATTCACACAGTGTTTTCACATTGTTCCGCTTTGTAGCTGCAATGGTAGTTCTGCTCTGACTGTAAAATCCGTGTATGTGAATGGtgcaataatgacaaataacACTAAGATTGTCGAAATAATATAcactatttaattatatttaaaaaagaattacCTTCTACTCCGAAACCATGGCAACatagaaatgaaattaacaacatttaacaaataagcATGGTCATATTCTCTTGTTTCTCACTCtagttaggcctaaaaaaaatatgtccgtttcgggtaacccgaccctacctataaaaatgcaccgaccctaactatttttttccgtttctgagcaaaaaatattcgttagcgaatagacaGTTACGAAGGgtggataaatgcagattttaatcagaattattgtttatatgataaaacaaagtcaggtaatgacagtaatgtagaaaagactgccatgtgcaagaaaacactctgaacttacgacagattttgaaaaaaaaatccctacctaccctacctagaaatttggggaaggttaccctaaacaaacatatttttttttggccttagacaaataattcaattttcgAGGTAAACAGAATGGGTTTACCGAATACCTCTTGATCATTTTAGACATATTGCATTTAAGTCATAGTCAGTCACagctacatgtaaatcaaatggTAACTGCTTTAAAGTTCATATATAGTTGTCTAAAGTCAAGACAAAGTATAATCAATAAGTTAATAttgtatgaactattttttaacaaaacaacaaatatgtgGTAGTGGTACACATGTTACACCGAATGCTCTTGATTAGTCATCAAAGATTTcttcatcattgtttttattgtatctatATTTGTCCAGTCTCGTTTTCTTGCCATTCTCAACGGTATAAAAATCCGATCCTTTCCGATTGTAACAAGTCAGTTTTGGAGTTGGCATTTCTATGACAACAACCCTCATGACCTTTCCAGTGTTTGCCGACACTTGTTTCAGTTTTGCCGCGATTTCTGTTCCGCTGCAGACGATAATGTTGCCATCTGGGTCAAGGTCGAGGCTCGTGATTGGCTGATCGAAAGCAAGGTCGATCATGACGACACCGTTCGGTGTGAATGAGTACAACTTATTGGGCTTGTTCGCTGAGACGTATATTCGTTTCCTCTTTAAATCGACGACGACGTTTTCAACGAGAAGCTGAAATGTAtgcaaacatgtacattatggATAAACAGGTACATGACTTTATAAATGAAACCTGTGagaactgttttgaaattaactCATCATAATGCAAAATATCTATAGGTCATGAACAACTGGTAAAATTCCATTATTATActgacaatgcattttttttaaatgaatgtagtGAATCGTACCTGTGTTGACCAGAAGTCTGTCTCGCGGACGCGCAGACTGACACTGTAATAGAACAGCTGTTTCGTGACTCCCTCGTGCGTCATCGTGCCAAAATAGTTGCACGTGCTAATGGCGAATTCCCGTTTGCTGTATTTCGCTACGATTGCGTTCCGAATATCGCATTTGACGCTGTGGTTAAGCTCAAACTTGAGGGGCTTCTTCTTTCTTTGCGCTGTATACAGATAAAATTCAATGAAGCCTCCGTTTGGGAAAGTTATTGCAAGATTGTTGGAATCAAGTGCTATGACATGTTTAGGGTCACGTTTAAGTTCCGatgtatgtatttcttccaTTTTTTCAGTGCTTATGAGAGAGAGGGTGTAAGAAAACCAAGTTCTGTTTTTAACTTCAAAGATCAGAGCCAGCTTTTTGTCCATGTATGTTGCAGAGATACATTGCCTTGTTATGTTCGGATCTGACTTTTTCAGGTGACATGTTTTCACTAACTCCAGGTTCAGATCGTCTACGCTTTCTTCGCGACGCGCAAACAAGAGCGGTGGAAGTTCCGCAAGATCTGGTTTAATGTTCTCAACAAATACATCCCCAAGACGCTCAGTTGCGTTTACGACTGATTCAGTGGCGTCGTCCAATTTAAGCTGTATGGTTGTACAAGTAAGGTTATCCTTTTCCACCTTAATTAAGTCATCGTATTCCTGCAACTGAGCTTTAAGGCGATGAAAAGTGAAAAACACCTGCGTGTACGTCCCGTGTTCAAGAACAGTCTCTAAGGCGGCTGTGGACGCTTCTATGGCTACTAGGAGCTGCTTGTATCGGAAGGCCCTTTCCGAGTTCCGGTTGCTGTACTCGTCTTGGAAGGATTGGATTTTCTCGTCGACCGCTTCTTCCAGGTATTGAAACAGGCGAAGCACCTTGGCTTTCATAGACTGGATTAGCTTCGGTATTTCTTCAGATTCTCGCTTAATACCATAGTTATTTGTTCTTATCGCATCTACCATATCACCAAGTGCTTTTTGTAGCCCTTTCATATTGTCTTTCAGCTGTTTTGGCTTTTCACCTTGCTTAAGCTGAACACCAAGGTCGTCAAGTTCTGTTAGAATATCGCATGCTTTATGCTTCGCGACGGTACAATCGCTACAAACTAATACATCATGATTGGCGCAGTAAAACCGTGCATATTGCGTTTGATGatgcatacatatattatgcttatcaaatgattttgaaattgcaTGGCCACTAGTGACTTGGTCCAATCCAACTATATTATGACGCATAAGAAGTTTCATCTTCATATGATTATCGACGCATTCAGAACATTGAAAATCCTCGCAATCTTGACAGTACGCTGTAGCCTCCACGGCACGGCCGCTCGCCGTGCACGACCCGCAACATTGCACAAAACTGACACCCTTTCGGCCGTGCGCAATGTTGTTTGTGCGGCTTCGCGGAGTGGCGACCTCCAGATGCGGTAACAGGAAGTGGTTGAGAGGGAAATCCTTCACCATTTCGTGAGGATGCTTGAGGACATCAGGCGGCACGGATGGGCGCTCACAAACAGGACACGGAACCTTGTCCAATTTCCCGTCACGCATAGACGCCTTAAGATCAGTGATATGAAACTTTAAACACGGTTCGCAAAATGTGTGGAGGCACGCCAACGCACGTGGTGTCTCGAACGTATCCAAACATAACGGACACTTCAGTACGTCGTCCCCACCTGGGCGTTGAATATCGTCTATGACGTTGCTGGGTTTTCCACGTTTTGCCATTCCACTAATCTGTTTTTTTCCCCTGATATttcttctttaatttaaagagtATCGATCTTAAATGGTTTAGTTATTGTTCTTCTTTTGTTTTCGCTCTTAGTGTCAAGcactttaaatattattgaaagaaaagtgAAATTTGAACTATGTATCGGATTGCATTCCAAAAGTTCTGAAGAGTTTAGATTAGACTTGCAAATAACGTTGTTTTTCACTGTTTATTGAATAAAGTAACATGCAAGAATATTactttcattaattaaaatcaaaatcgatttcatttaaaacatatctacTTTCAAAGTTCATGTTGTCAAAGGGatcaaacatgaagaaaaataaaatgcaagtaGCAAATCACGACTACAGAGCACCAGTTAAACTTGTAATTCTGAATATTGCAGACTTGTACGACTTCTTTTTGTGgttcattttattgattatttccTTGCATGGGAGACGAACCACTATGttcatttatcattaattaaacaaaaaagtccCGCGTGTTCTTGGACACTACATTCTAAATAGCCGTAAATGCAAAGTCAAGTAACCAAGTAGAATAGTTTAATTAGAAACACCTCGCCCAATAGTATCTTCATACAAGCTCCCACGTCTGGTTTCCGTTTAACGTCGCCTTAACGTCATCTTCACAGACAAACAGCTCTTCCAACTCTGTAAAAAAACATCTAGCTTTATCGGTATGAATATTTTAGGAATATAATTCTACGCCTGTGCAATTGACTTTAGGCGTACACACGCAGTTGTTACTTTCGTGTTGTCGCGCCCTCATTTGTGATGAACACGTGTGGTAAGAGTTACAGTGCGGACAAGCAATAGTGCTGAACACGTGTGGTAAGAGTTACAGTGCGTACAAACAATAGTGCTGAACACGTGTGGTAAGAGTTACAGTGTGGACAAGCAATAGTGATGAACATGTGTGGTAAGAGTTACAGTGTGGACAAGCAATAGTAATGAACACGTGTGGTAAGAGTTACAGTGCGGACAAGCAATAGTGCTGAACACGTGTGGTAAGAGTTACAGTCTGGACATGCACTGGTGATGAACACGTGTGGTAAGAGTTACAGTGCGGACAATCAATAGTGCTGAACCCGTGTGGAAAGAGTTACAGTGTGGACAAGCACTGGTGATGAACACGTGTGGTAAGAGTTACAGTGTGGACAAGCAATAGTGATGAATACGTGTGGTAAGAGTTACAGTGTGGACAAGCAATAGTGATTAACACGTGTGGTAAGAGTTACAGTGTGGACAAGCAATAGTGATTAACACGTGTGGTAAGAGTTACAGTGTGGACAAGCAATAGTGATTAACACGTGTGGTAAGAGTTACAGTGTGGACAAGCAATAGTGATGAACACTTGTGGTAAGAGTTACAGTGTGGACAAGCAATAGTGATTAACACGTGTGGTAAGAGTTACAGTGTGGACAAGTAATAGTGATTAACACGTGTGGTAAGAGTTACAGTGTGGACAAGCAATAGTGATTAACACGTGTGGTAAGAGTTACAGTGCGGACAAGCAATAGTGATGAACACTTGTGGTAAGAGTTACAGTGCGGACAAGCAATAGTGATTAACACGTGTGGTAAGAGTTACAGTGTGGACAAGTAATAGTGATTAACACGTGTGGTAAGAGTTACAGTGTGGACAAGCAATAGTGATTAACACGTGTGGTAAGAGTTACAGTGTGGACAAGCAATAGTGATTAACACGTGTGGTAAGAGTTACAGTGTGGACAAGCAATAGTGATTAACACGTGTGGTAAGAGTTACAGTGTGGACAAGCAATAGTGATTAACACGTGTGGTAAGAGTTACAGTGTGGACAAGTAATAGTGATTAACACGTGTGGTAAGAGTTACAGTGTGGACAAGTAATAGTGATTAACACGTGTGGTAAGAGGTACAGTGCGGACAAGCAATAGTGATTAACACGTGTGGTAAGAGTTACAGTGCGGACAAGCAATAGTGATTAACACGTGTGGTAAGAGTTACAGTGCGGATAAGCAATAGTGATTAACACGTGTGGTAAGAGTTACAGTGCAGACAAGCAATAGAGATGGACATGTGTGTTAAGAGTTACAGGTACAGTGTGGACAAGCAATAGATTATTTACAGACAAATGTCCAGTAACGACCCAACCTGCTATCCGAAGACGTCCGTCTCTGTGTCTGTCTAGAAGCTCGACCCACGAGGCCGCCTCCCGCTCTCCAATTTTCATGTTTCCAAGCTGTGTCAGTATGGCAACAAACACATCCTTGTCAATCGCCCCTGCAATACCAAATGACGATTCGTTTTTTAGTACCACATGCCAGCTGATTTTATAGCCGTTATTCGGCTATGTCAATAAGTTAATACTGTTTCCAATTTGAATGCTTATTTTTCCCAATGAGTCCTTGCAAAGAAAAATGGTCAAGACGTTACACGcagtattgaataaaaatacacgTAGCTTAAATTGAGTAATCAGTGAAATTTTGACCGTCATAAAACCTTAGGTTTACAATATTTTCTCTGAGATGTTCCCtataacaaatgttaaaaccccCAATTTGATTATAGTATGGACcatctcccccccccccctactcacccccccccctccccgcgcacacacacacacacacacaaatccTTGCAAATATTTAACTCTTTAAACGTGTTGAGGATGCGATGTCTGGTCACTCATACAAGCGGTTCGTATACCATCTCCACTGTTCGTTAAGGACTTCATGGCTTGATCAGTTGATAGTATTTGTCTACACAACCGaggtaaaaaaaatctaaaatccAGTCAAGTGTGTAAAATAGGATCACTGACAGACTTGGATCTAGAATGGCTATCGATTATCTGATATATTAACCTTGCGATCATTTAATCATCAAATTATTTCGGAACTCAAATATGCCGAAAAAGACAACTACGCTGACCTGTATTTTCGATGTCAAAGACGGCAAGGGCTCCCCGAAGTTCTTGCCTCTGTTCTTCCGGACTTGGCAGCCGCATCCGCCCCGTTACCAGCTGGTAAAACTCGTCGTAATTGAGCTCTGAGAAGGTgagaaataaactttttgatTTGTATAGATAATCCAAATGAACCAAATTAGTTTGCAGGCGGAAACTTTTTCTAAGTCTAAATCTCTaacaagcctttcatgatttatcgtccggaaatcgtttttcgatttttagtaacagtgaccttgactttggccccaccagccccaatatcgaacttcaCCTGTATCTTCTggtgttacacctgtgtaccaaaaattgttcaaatctgtcaagcctttcatgagttatcgtccgtaaaccgtttttctattttagtaacagtgaccttgaccttggccccaccagccccaatattgaacttgacctatatcttctgatgttacccCTGTGTACCAAAcagtatcttctgatgttacacctgtgtaccaaaaattgttcaaatctgtctagcttttcatgagttatcgtccggaaaccgtttttctatttttagtaacagtgacattgaccttggccccaccagccccaatatcgaacttgacctgtatcttctgatgttacacctgtgtaccaaaaagtgttcaaatctgtctagcctttcatgagttatcgtccggaaaccgtttttctatatttagtaacagtgaccttgaccttggccccaccagccccaataccgaacttgacctgtatcttctgatgttacacctgtgtaccaaaaattgttcaaatctgtctagcctttcatgagttatcgtccggaaaccgtttttctatttttagtaacactgaccttgaccttggccccaccagccccaactatcgaacttggcctgtatcttctgatgttacacctatgtaccaaaaattgttcaaatctgtcaagcctttcatgagttatcgtccggaaaccgtttttctctttttagtaacagtgaccttgaccttggccccaccagc
Proteins encoded in this region:
- the LOC128230153 gene encoding uncharacterized protein LOC128230153, with protein sequence MAKRGKPSNVIDDIQRPGGDDVLKCPLCLDTFETPRALACLHTFCEPCLKFHITDLKASMRDGKLDKVPCPVCERPSVPPDVLKHPHEMVKDFPLNHFLLPHLEVATPRSRTNNIAHGRKGVSFVQCCGSCTASGRAVEATAYCQDCEDFQCSECVDNHMKMKLLMRHNIVGLDQVTSGHAISKSFDKHNICMHHQTQYARFYCANHDVLVCSDCTVAKHKACDILTELDDLGVQLKQGEKPKQLKDNMKGLQKALGDMVDAIRTNNYGIKRESEEIPKLIQSMKAKVLRLFQYLEEAVDEKIQSFQDEYSNRNSERAFRYKQLLVAIEASTAALETVLEHGTYTQVFFTFHRLKAQLQEYDDLIKVEKDNLTCTTIQLKLDDATESVVNATERLGDVFVENIKPDLAELPPLLFARREESVDDLNLELVKTCHLKKSDPNITRQCISATYMDKKLALIFEVKNRTWFSYTLSLISTEKMEEIHTSELKRDPKHVIALDSNNLAITFPNGGFIEFYLYTAQRKKKPLKFELNHSVKCDIRNAIVAKYSKREFAISTCNYFGTMTHEGVTKQLFYYSVSLRVRETDFWSTQLLVENVVVDLKRKRIYVSANKPNKLYSFTPNGVVMIDLAFDQPITSLDLDPDGNIIVCSGTEIAAKLKQVSANTGKVMRVVVIEMPTPKLTCYNRKGSDFYTVENGKKTRLDKYRYNKNNDEEIFDD
- the LOC128230154 gene encoding troponin C-like → MELAVMTNEMKEICAKVFAVIDVKGRGSIPRDQIPLALRMLNHNPIDSEVERLLVDTNTELNYDEFYQLVTGRMRLPSPEEQRQELRGALAVFDIENTGAIDKDVFVAILTQLGNMKIGEREAASWVELLDRHRDGRLRIAELEELFVCEDDVKATLNGNQTWELV